AGGGTGCCCAGGACCGACATCTCGGTGGGGCTCAGCGACTCGTCGACCCGCTGGTGCTTGAGCCGACGGGACAGTCGCATCACGGCGGAGCGCAGGGAGTTCACGGCGGCAGCATTGTCGCCATGCGTAAGGTCCGGCATCTCTTTAGCGTAACTCATTACTCTCGCTAAACAAGCTGGCGCGCGCGAGGATTCCCGTGAGGCGGGCCACTAAAACAGGATCATCACCCGTACGAGTGAGACGGCAGCGGAATGTGAACGCCGTGCGCCGACGCCCGCGACCCTCGTGTACATGGGGACCAGCGTGCTCAGCCTGCGGATAGACGGGGAGCTGCTCGAACGGCTCCGGGACCATGCGGCGAAAAGGGGAATGAGCGTCCAGGACTATGTCGTCCGAACGCTCATCCGGGATGACTTCGACGAGCGGTTCCAGACCGCCGTCGAGGAGACGGAGAAGTTCTACGGGGTCACGTGAGACCCAGGGCCGGCATCAGGTAGTAGAAGGCGAAGACGGCGGCGACGACGTACATCGCGGCGGGGATCTCCTTGCCCCGCCCGGCGGCCAGCCGCAGCACCACGAAGGTGATGAAGCCCATGCCGATGCCGTTGGTGATGGAGTACGTGAACGGCATCATCACCATGGTCACGAAGGCCGGGACGGCGATCGTGTAGTCCGCCCAGTCGATCTCCTTGACCGAGTTGGACAGGATCAGGAAGCCCACCGCGAGCAGTGCCGGGGTCGCCGCCTGGGACGGGACCATCGTGGCGACGGGCGTCAGGAACAGCGCCACGGTGAAGAGGCCGCCGGTGACGATGTTCGCGAAGCCGGTGCGCGCGCCCTCGCCGACACCCGCCGTGGACTCCACGAAGGCGGTGGTGGCCGAGGAGGAGCTGGCACCGCCCGCGGCGACCGCGAGGCCGTCGACGAACAGCACCTTGTTGATGCCCGGCATCTGGCCCTGGGCGTCGGTCAGCTTGGCCTCGTCGCTGACGCCCATGATCGTGCCCATCGCGTCGAAGAAGCACGACAGCAGGACCGTGAAGACGAACAGGACGCCGGTCAGCACGCCGACCTTGTCGAAGCCGCCGAACAGACTGACCTTGCCCAGCAGCCCGAAGTCGGGGGTGGCGACCGGGTTGCCGGGCCACTTCGGCGTCGTCAGACCCCAGGACGGGACCGTGGCGACGGCCTCGATGATCATCGCCACGACGGTCATGGCGACGATCGAGATGAGGATCGCGCCGGAGACCTTGCGGACGATGAGCGCCAGGGTGAGCAGGGCGCCCAGGATGAAGACCAGGACCGGCCAGCCGTCGAGGTGGCCGTCGCCGCCGAGCTGGAGCGGGACGGTGGTCTGGGCGGCGTCCGGGATGCGGGAGACGAAGCCGGAGTCGACGAGGCCGATCAGCATGATGAACAGGCCGATACCGATGCTGATGGCCTTGCGCAGACCGAAGGGGACCGCGTTCATGACGCGCTCGCGCAGACCCGTGGCGACCAGCAGCATCACGATGAAGCCGGCGAGCACCACCATGCCCATGGCGTCCGGCCAGGACATCCGGGGCGCGAGCTGGAGCGCGACGACCGAGTTCACACCCAGGCCGGCGGCCAGCGCGATCGGGACGTTGCCGATGACGCCCATGAGGAGCGTGGTGAACGCCGCGGTCACACAGGTGGCCGTCACCAGCTGACCGTTGTCGAGCTGGTTGCCGTACATGTCCTTCGCGCTGCCCAGGATGATCGGGTTCAGCACGATGATGTAGGCCATCGCGAAGAAGGTGGCGAAACCGCCGCGGACCTCGCGGGGGAGCGTGCTGCCCCGCTCGGAGATCTTGAAGTAACGGTC
Above is a window of Streptomyces sp. NBC_00490 DNA encoding:
- a CDS encoding ribbon-helix-helix protein, CopG family, which codes for MYMGTSVLSLRIDGELLERLRDHAAKRGMSVQDYVVRTLIRDDFDERFQTAVEETEKFYGVT
- a CDS encoding NCS2 family permease encodes the protein MSTSAPAKVPAPDQPGGAPAYGALDRYFKISERGSTLPREVRGGFATFFAMAYIIVLNPIILGSAKDMYGNQLDNGQLVTATCVTAAFTTLLMGVIGNVPIALAAGLGVNSVVALQLAPRMSWPDAMGMVVLAGFIVMLLVATGLRERVMNAVPFGLRKAISIGIGLFIMLIGLVDSGFVSRIPDAAQTTVPLQLGGDGHLDGWPVLVFILGALLTLALIVRKVSGAILISIVAMTVVAMIIEAVATVPSWGLTTPKWPGNPVATPDFGLLGKVSLFGGFDKVGVLTGVLFVFTVLLSCFFDAMGTIMGVSDEAKLTDAQGQMPGINKVLFVDGLAVAAGGASSSSATTAFVESTAGVGEGARTGFANIVTGGLFTVALFLTPVATMVPSQAATPALLAVGFLILSNSVKEIDWADYTIAVPAFVTMVMMPFTYSITNGIGMGFITFVVLRLAAGRGKEIPAAMYVVAAVFAFYYLMPALGLT